The DNA window ctaatctcctgagctccccctagtggtggtggtaCATACTGTGTACAGTGATCTCCTGAGCCCTTCCTAGTGGTGGCTACAAGACAGCTCTAGTATATactaatctcctgagctccccctagtggtggtggtaCATACTGTGTACAGTGATCTTCTGAGCTcttcctagtggtggctgaatTATAGTTTCAGTACACaataatctcctgagctccctctagtggtggctgcaggcgggGAGGATTTTATCCTGTAACTCTATGTCCAGGTAGGGTATGTGAAACCCCCATAAACATGTAGATCGCTGCAACATGTGTAGTGCAAGGTGAATAGTTGTACAGGAGAGTCTATAGGTACTCACTGGAGAAGTCGCACAGGGCGTTGGCAGCGTGGTAATGGGAAAGAGCTTTGAAATGTTCGGCCTTTACACGAACCATCGTTGTCCAGGAGAAAGGAACATAGTCTTTAACGGGCGGGTGCATCATGGTTCTGTATACCAGCGTATACACGTCTTCTACCTGGAGAGAAGCAGGAGAGGAGACCTTGATTGGAAGCGGTCACAAAGACACTGAGGAAGGGTGGGCACAAAGACAGAGTAGACCCTGAGCAGAGGGGGCCACTAGTAGGCAAGACCCAGAGCAGGGGGGGCCACTAGTAGGCAAGACCCTGAGCAGGGGGGGCCACTAGTAGGCAAGACCCTGAGCAGGGGGGGCCACTAGTAGGCAAGACCCTGAGCAGGGGGGGCCACTAGTAGGCAAGACCCTGAGCAGGGGGGGCCACTAGTAGGCAAGACCCTGAGCAGGGGGGGCCACTAGTAGGCAACACCCTGAGCAGGGGGGGCCACTAGTAGGCAACACCCTGAGCAGGGGGGGCCACTAGTAGGCAACACCCTGAGCAGGGGGGGCCACTAGTAGGCAACACCCTGAGCAGAGGGGGCCACTAGTAGGCAACACCCTGAGCAGAGGGGGCCACTAGTAGGCAACACCCTGAGCAGAGGGGGCCACTAGTAGGCAACACCCTGAGCAGAGGGGGCCACTAGTAGGCAACACCCTGAGCAGAGGGGGCCACTAGTAGGCAACACCCTGAGCAGAGGGGGCCACTAGTAGGCAACACCCTGAGCAGAGGGGGCCACTAGTAGGCAACACCCTGAGCAGAGGGGGCCACTAGTAGGCAACACCCTGAGCAGAGGGGGCCACTAGTAGGCAACACCCTGAGCAGAGGGGGCCACTAGTAGGCAACACCCTGAGCAGAGGGGGCCACTAGTAGGCAACACCCTGAGCAGAGGGGGCCACTAGTAGGCAACACCCTGAGCAGAGGGGGCCACTAGTAGGCAACACCCTGAGCAGAGGGGGCCACTAGTAGGCAACACCCTGAGCAGAGGGGGCCACTAGTAGGCAACACCCTGAGCAGAGGGGGCCACTAGTAGGCAACACCCTGAGCAGAGGGGGCCACTAGTAGGCAACACCCTGAGCAGAGGGGGCCACTAGTAGGCAACACCCTGAGCAGAGGGGGCCACTAGTAGGCAACACCCTGAGCAGAGGGGGCCACTAGTAGGCAACACCCTGAGCAGAGGGGGCCACTAGTAGGCAACACCCTGAGCAGAGGGGGCCACTAGTAGGCAACACCCTGAGCAGAGGGGGCCACTAGTAGGCAACACCCTGAGCAGAGGGGGCCACTAGTAGGCAACACCCTGAGCAGAGGGGGCCACTAGTAGGCAACACCCTGAGCAGAGGGGGCCACTAGTAGGCAACACCCTGAGCAGAGGGGGCCACTAGTAGGCAACACCCTGAGCAGAGGGGGCCACTAGTAGGCAACACCCTGAGCAGAGGGGGCCACTAGTAGGCAACACCCTGAGCAGAGGGGGCCACTAGTAGGCAACACCCTGAGCAGAGGGGGCCACTAGTAGGCAACACCCTGAGCAGAGGGGGCCACTAGTAGGCAACACCCTGAGCAGAGGGGGCCACTAGTAGGCAACACCCTGAGCAGAGGGGGCCACTAGTAGGCAACACCCTGAGCAGAGGGGGCCACTAGTAGGCAACACCCTGAGCAGAGGGGGCCACTAGTAGGCAACACCCTGAGCAGAGGGGGCCACTAGTAGGCAACACCCTGAGCAGAGGGGGCCACTAGTAGGCAACACCCTGAGCAGAGGGGGCCACTAGTAGGCAACACCCTGAGCAGAGGGGGCCACTAGTAGGCAACACCCTGAGCAGAGGGGGCCACTAGTAGGCAACACCCTGAGCAGAGGGGGCCACTAGTAGGCAACACTCTGAGCAGAGGGGGCCACTAGTAGGCAACACCCTGAGCAGAGGGGGCCACTAGTAGGCAACACCCTGAGCAGAGGGGGCCACTAGTAGGCAACACTCTGACCAGTCATGGTCAATATGATAAGATCGTGGGGGCACCCATAAAAGGTGCACACAGATCCGCGAGTGGGGGGCACTCACCCTGGCCGCTTCCTGCGCCATCTGTAAATTGGTGATAAAGTTGTTCTGTGTGTTCTCCAAAACAAACTTCTCGAAGACGCCCTCCTGGACCTGCGCCACCATGAGCCGCACCAGCATGTTCAGAGACGCCGCGCTCATGTCCAGGCTAGGGGCGTTGGAGAAGTTCTCTTTTAAGAAATTGAAGCATCCTGGAAGGTGACAAGAAACAACCTCAGAAAGGCAAagtacagtcatgtgaccacgtTGTTGTGTGGAGACCCCACACCCACAGAGGACCCAGCACTGAAGCAATGTGTGTAAGATGCCGCATCAGTGACACCCGTGACCACGTACTGCCACCTTTTATACCATCTGGTCACACACCTGCTGCCTTCTATAACATATGACCACGCAACTGCTGCCTTTTATAGCAAGTACCTGCCACCTTGTATACCATGTGATCACTCACCTACCGCCTTTTACATCATGTGACCACGCACTTGCCACCGTTAATACCCCATAGCTGCTGCCTTTCATACTTTATGACCATGCACCTTCCACCTTTTATATCCCACAACGTGTGCCTTTCATACCACGTGACCACACACCTGCCACCTTTAATACCGTGTTCCTGACATCTTTTATACGGTGTGACCACGTACCTGCCACCTGTTATGCCATGTGATCACACACCTGCCACCTTTTATACCATTTACCCACACACCTGCCGCCTTTTATATCACGTGACCACACACACCTGCCGCCTTTTACACCATCTGACCACGCACCTGCTGCCTTCTGAAAAGCATCAATGGCTGTTTTTACTCCTTGCAGTGACTGACGATCCTGTCTGGCCCCAATCTGGGTGTACAGGGCTCCCATATTAAACAGCACACTTCCCTTCTCGAAAGCCAGAGCCCGCTGGCAGGAGGGAACGCCCGTCAAAGAGTCGTACCTGGCAGAAAATAGAAAATGTGATTTATGGAACTCAATGGGATTCTTCAATGTCCTCACTAATCTGTGCACCAGCTGGAGCTGCGGTAGACCAACCCCAGGATGACTCGCCACCCaactctcaggattggtgggccCAACCCCAGGCTGGCCCGGCACCCAACTCTTAGGATTGGTGGGCCCAACCCCAGGCTGGCCCGGCACCCaactctcaggattggtgggccCAACCCCAGGCTGGCCCGGCACCCaactctcaggattggtgggccCAACCCCAGGCTGGCCCGGCACCCaactctcaggattggtgggccCAACCCCAGGCTGGCCCGGCACCCAACTCTTAGGATTGGTGGGTCCAacctaaggttgggacatcgacacgaaaatatcgatagtatcgactatcgctgagcaaactatcgattattgtaaaatatcggtggaaaactatcaatatttcgatatatcgacttttttaaatgctgtataaaaacaaaacaggtcgggggttaataaagcaacaatcaatacaaaatattatagttttcttctaaaactttaaactgttgaatttattatgaacttctaattattaataacaggaaaatagattaaagtacaaatgagaataaaacattacagatgaaacatgtaATAAAATACGGTCTATGAGAAGAAGTGTTTTATCACTGGCCCCAATAATCTTGATGATCGGAGGTAAACACACTgaaggtcctgccagctacatggctctcaggatcggtgggtccAACCTCAGGATGACCCAGCATCCggctctcaggattggtgggtccAACCTCAGGATGACCCAGCATCCggctctcaggattggtgggtccAACCTCAGGATGACCCAGCATCCggctctcaggattggtgggtccAACCTCAGGATGACCCCGCACCGGGCTCTCGAGATTGGTGGGTCCAACCACAGGATGGCCCGGCACCCGGCTCTTGAGATTGGTGGGTCCAACCCCAGGATGACCCGGCACCCGACTCTCGAGATTGGTGGGTACAACCCCAGGATGGCCCGGCACCCggctctcaggattggtgggtccAACCCCAGGATGACCCGGCATCCggctctcaggattggtgggtccAACCTCAGGATGACCCGGCATCCggctctcaggattggtgggtccAACCTCAGGATGACCCAGCATCCggctctcaggattggtgggtccAACCTCAGGATGACCCAGCATCCggctctcaggattggtgggtccAACCTCAGGATGACCCAGCATCCggctctcaggattggtgggtccAACCTCAGGATGACCCAGCATCCggctctcaggattggtgggtccAACCTCAGGATGACCCAGCATCCggctctcaggattggtgggtccAACCTCAGG is part of the Eleutherodactylus coqui strain aEleCoq1 unplaced genomic scaffold, aEleCoq1.hap1 HAP1_SCAFFOLD_963, whole genome shotgun sequence genome and encodes:
- the RHPN1 gene encoding rhophilin-1, which codes for ATTNHKVKETVALELSYVNSNLQLLKEELEELNSSVEIYQNDSEAISVPMIPLGLKETRDLDLMDPLKDFIADHYGEDAALYEKEINEFMDLRQAMRTPSRSEAGLELLMEYYNQLYFLEQRFFPPHRPLGVFFHWYDSLTGVPSCQRALAFEKGSVLFNMGALYTQIGARQDRQSLQGVKTAIDAFQKAAGCFNFLKENFSNAPSLDMSAASLNMLVRLMVAQVQEGVFEKFVLENTQNNFITNLQMAQEAARVEDVYTLVYRTMMHPPVKDYVPFSWTTMVRVKAEHFKALSHYHAANALCDFS